The Nycticebus coucang isolate mNycCou1 chromosome 15, mNycCou1.pri, whole genome shotgun sequence genome has a segment encoding these proteins:
- the DIS3 gene encoding exosome complex exonuclease RRP44 isoform X4, which produces MLKSKTFLKKTRAGGVMKIVREHYLRDDIGCGAPGCAACGRAHEGPVLEQQPQDPASSLCPRPHYLLPDTNVLLHQIVSVWRPGTWASVASSLRLPGSLETYVEQEQGENANDRNDRAIRVAAKWYNEHLKKISAENQLQVIFITNDKKNKEKAVEEGIPAFTCEEYVKSLTANPELVDRLACLSDEVNEIESGKIIFSEHLPLSKLQQGIKSGTYLQGTFRASRENYLEATVWIHGDNEENKEILLQGLKHLNRAVHEDIVAVELFPQSQWVAPSSVVLHDEGVNEDDVEEEEERERMLKTAVSEKMLKPTGRVVGIIKRNWRPYCGMLSKSDIKESRRHLFTPADKRIPRIRIETRQASALEGRRIIVAIDGWPRNSRYPNGHFVKNLGDVGEKETETEVLLLEHDVPHQPFSQAVLSFLPKMPWSITENDMKNREDLRHLCVCSVDPPGCTDIDDALHCRELENGHLEVGVHIADVSHFIRPGNALDQESARRGTTVYLCEKRIDMVPELLSSNLCSLRSNVDRLAFSCIWEMNHDAEILKTCFTKSVINSKASLTYAEAQMRIDSATMNDDITSSLRGLNKLAKILKKRRIEKGALTLSSPEVRFHMDSETHDPIDLQTKELRETNSMVEEFMLLANISVAKKIHEEFSEHALLRKHPAPPLSNYEILIKAAKSKNLEIKTDTAKSLADSLDWAESPAFPYLNTLLRILATRCMMQAVYFCSGMDNDFHHYGLASPIYTHFTSPIRRYADIIVHRLLAVAIGADCTYPELTDKHKLADICKNLNFRHKMAQYAQRASVAFHTQLFFKSKGIISEEAYILFVRKNAIVVLIPKYGLEGTVFFEEKDKPKPRLIYDDEIPSLKVEDAVFHIFDKVKVKIMLDSSNLQHQKIRMSLVEPQIPGISLSTDNSNMDLNEPERKKMKLKK; this is translated from the exons ATGCTCAAGTCCAAGACGTTCTTAAAAAAGACCCGGGCGGGCGGTGTGATGAAGATTGTGCGCGAGCACTACCTGCGGGACGACATCGGCTGCGGGGCGCCCGGGTGCGCGGCGTGCGGCAGGGCGCACGAGGGGCCTGTCTTGGAGCAGCAGCCCCAGGACCCGGCCAGTAGCCTCTGCCCGCGGCCGCATTACTTGTTGCCTGATACAAACGTGTTACTGCACCAG ATTGTAAGTGTCTGGAGGCCGGGGACCTGGGCTTCTGTGGCCTCCAGCCTGAGACTCCCAGGCAGCTT AGAAACCTATGTAGAACAAGAGCAGGGAGAAAATGCAAATGACAGGAATGATAGAGCCATTCGAGTAGCAGCAAAATGGTACAATGAACATTTGaagaaaatttcagcagagaacCAGCTGCAAGTTATCTTCATAACAAATGAcaagaaaaacaaggagaaagcCGTAGAAGAAGGAATACCAGCTTTTACTT GTGAAGAATATGTAAAGAGCCTAACTGCTAACCCTGAACTGGTAGATCGTCTTGCTTGTTTGTCTGATGAAGTG aatgaaatagaaagtggaaaaataatattttcagagcATCTTCCCTTAAGTAAGCTACAACAAGGCATAAAATCTGGTACATACCTTCAAGGAACATTTAGAGCCAGCAGGGAAAATTACTTAGAAGCTACTGTATGGATTCACGGagacaatgaagaaaataaagag aTACTTTTACAAGGACTTAAACATTTAAACCGTGCTGTTCACGAGGACATTGTGGCTGTGGAGCTTTTCCCCCAGAGTCAGTGGGTAGCCCCATCTTCTGTGGTCTTACATGATGAAGGTGTAAATGAAGATGatgtggaggaagaagaggagagagaacgAATG CTTAAGACTGCTGTAAGTGAAAAAATGTTAAAGCCCACGGGTAGAGTTGTaggaataataaaaaggaattggCGACCGTATTGTGGCATGCTTTCCAAGTCTGATATCAAGGAG tCAAGAAGACATCTCTTTACACCTGCTGATAAGAGAATCCCTCGAATTCGGATTGAAACTAGACAGGCTTCTGCATTAGAGGGACGGAGAATTATTGTTGCTATTGATGGTTGGCCCAGAAATTCCAGATATCCAAAT GGACACTTCGTAAAAAATTTAGGTGATGTTGGTGAGAAAGAGACTGAAACAGAAGTTTTGTTACTGGAGCATGATGTTCCCCACCAGCCCTTTTCACAAGCTGTTCTTAGCTTTCTGCCAAAGATGCCCTGGAGCATTACTGAAAAT GACATGAAAAATCGAGAAGACCTGAGGCATCTGTGTGTTTGTAGTGTGGACCCCCCAGGATGTACTGATATAGACGATGCTCTACATTGTAGAGAACTTGAAAATGGACATTTGGAG GTTGGTGTTCATATTGCTGATGTTAGCCATTTTATCAGGCCAGGAAATGCCTTGGATCAAGAATCAGCCAGAAGAGGAACAACTGTATACCTTTGTGAAAAG AGGATTGACATGGTCCCAGAGTTGCTTAGCTCTAACTTATGTTCCTTAAGATCTAATGTTGACAG ATTGGCATTTTCATGTATTTGGGAAATGAATCACGATGCTGAAATCTTAAAAACATGTTTCACAAAAAGTGTCATTAATTCAAAG GCATCACTCACATATGCCGAAGCTCAGATGAGAATTGATTCGGCAACCATGAATGACGATATTACCTCTAGTCTCCGTGGACTAAATAAACTAGCCaaaattctgaagaaaagaagaattgaaAAAGG ggCTTTGACGCTGTCTTCTCCTGAAGTTCGATTCCACATGGACAGTGAAACTCATGATCCTATAGATCTGCAGACCAAGGAACTTAG AGAAACAAATTCTATGGTGGAAGAATTTATGTTACTTGCCAATATCTCTGTTGCAAAGAAAATTCATGAAGAATTTTCTGAACATGCTCTTCTTCGAAAACATCCTGCTCCACCTCTATCAAATTATGAAATTCTTATTAAGGCAGCTAAGTCAAAG AATTTGGAAATTAAGACTGATACCGCCAAGTCTTTGGCTGACTCTTTGGACTGGGCTGAGTCTCCTGCTTTCCCCTACCTAAATACACTGTTAAGAATATTAGCCACTCGCTGTATGATGCAAGCGGTGTACTTCTGTTCTGGGATGGATAATGATTTTCATCACTATGGCTTAGCATCCccaatatacacacattttacaTCGCCCATCAGaag ATATGCGGACATCATTGTTCATCGGCTGTTGGCTGTGGCCATTGGGGCTGACTGTACTTATCCAGAGTTGACAGACAAACACAAGCTTGCAGATATCTGTAAAAATCTCAATTTCCGACACAAAATGGCTCAGTATGCCCAGCGTGCGTCAGTGGCTTTTCATACCCAG TTGTTTTTCAAAAGCAAAGGAATAATAAGTGAAGAAGCCTATATTCTGTTTGTAAGAAAGAATGCTATTGTTGTGTTAATTCCAAAGTATGGTTTAGAAGGTACAGTCTTTTTTGAAGAAAAGGACAAGCCAAAGCCACGGCTTATTTATGACGATGAG aTACCTTCACTTAAAGTAGAAGATGCAGTGTTCCATATATTTGATAAAGttaaagtaaaaatcatgttAGACTCATCCAACCTTCAGCATCAAAAAATCAGAATGTCCCTGGTAGAACCACAG atACCAGGAATAAGCCTTTCTACAGATAATTCGAATATGGACCTTAATGAAccagagagaaagaagatgaaaCTGAAAAAATAG
- the DIS3 gene encoding exosome complex exonuclease RRP44 isoform X1: protein MLKSKTFLKKTRAGGVMKIVREHYLRDDIGCGAPGCAACGRAHEGPVLEQQPQDPASSLCPRPHYLLPDTNVLLHQIDVLEDPAIRNVIVLQTVLQEVRNRSAPVYKRIRDVTNNREKHFYTFTNEHHRETYVEQEQGENANDRNDRAIRVAAKWYNEHLKKISAENQLQVIFITNDKKNKEKAVEEGIPAFTCEEYVKSLTANPELVDRLACLSDEVNEIESGKIIFSEHLPLSKLQQGIKSGTYLQGTFRASRENYLEATVWIHGDNEENKEQILLQGLKHLNRAVHEDIVAVELFPQSQWVAPSSVVLHDEGVNEDDVEEEEERERMLKTAVSEKMLKPTGRVVGIIKRNWRPYCGMLSKSDIKESRRHLFTPADKRIPRIRIETRQASALEGRRIIVAIDGWPRNSRYPNGHFVKNLGDVGEKETETEVLLLEHDVPHQPFSQAVLSFLPKMPWSITENDMKNREDLRHLCVCSVDPPGCTDIDDALHCRELENGHLEVGVHIADVSHFIRPGNALDQESARRGTTVYLCEKRIDMVPELLSSNLCSLRSNVDRLAFSCIWEMNHDAEILKTCFTKSVINSKASLTYAEAQMRIDSATMNDDITSSLRGLNKLAKILKKRRIEKGALTLSSPEVRFHMDSETHDPIDLQTKELRETNSMVEEFMLLANISVAKKIHEEFSEHALLRKHPAPPLSNYEILIKAAKSKNLEIKTDTAKSLADSLDWAESPAFPYLNTLLRILATRCMMQAVYFCSGMDNDFHHYGLASPIYTHFTSPIRRYADIIVHRLLAVAIGADCTYPELTDKHKLADICKNLNFRHKMAQYAQRASVAFHTQLFFKSKGIISEEAYILFVRKNAIVVLIPKYGLEGTVFFEEKDKPKPRLIYDDEIPSLKVEDAVFHIFDKVKVKIMLDSSNLQHQKIRMSLVEPQIPGISLSTDNSNMDLNEPERKKMKLKK, encoded by the exons ATGCTCAAGTCCAAGACGTTCTTAAAAAAGACCCGGGCGGGCGGTGTGATGAAGATTGTGCGCGAGCACTACCTGCGGGACGACATCGGCTGCGGGGCGCCCGGGTGCGCGGCGTGCGGCAGGGCGCACGAGGGGCCTGTCTTGGAGCAGCAGCCCCAGGACCCGGCCAGTAGCCTCTGCCCGCGGCCGCATTACTTGTTGCCTGATACAAACGTGTTACTGCACCAG attgATGTTCTTGAGGACCCTGCGATCAGGAATGTAATTGTACTGCAAACAGTTCTCCAAGAAGTGAGAAATCGGAGTGCCCCTGTCTATAAACGGATCCGAGATGTGACTAATAACCGAGAAAAGCATTTCTATACATTCACTAATGAGCATcatag AGAAACCTATGTAGAACAAGAGCAGGGAGAAAATGCAAATGACAGGAATGATAGAGCCATTCGAGTAGCAGCAAAATGGTACAATGAACATTTGaagaaaatttcagcagagaacCAGCTGCAAGTTATCTTCATAACAAATGAcaagaaaaacaaggagaaagcCGTAGAAGAAGGAATACCAGCTTTTACTT GTGAAGAATATGTAAAGAGCCTAACTGCTAACCCTGAACTGGTAGATCGTCTTGCTTGTTTGTCTGATGAAGTG aatgaaatagaaagtggaaaaataatattttcagagcATCTTCCCTTAAGTAAGCTACAACAAGGCATAAAATCTGGTACATACCTTCAAGGAACATTTAGAGCCAGCAGGGAAAATTACTTAGAAGCTACTGTATGGATTCACGGagacaatgaagaaaataaagag cagaTACTTTTACAAGGACTTAAACATTTAAACCGTGCTGTTCACGAGGACATTGTGGCTGTGGAGCTTTTCCCCCAGAGTCAGTGGGTAGCCCCATCTTCTGTGGTCTTACATGATGAAGGTGTAAATGAAGATGatgtggaggaagaagaggagagagaacgAATG CTTAAGACTGCTGTAAGTGAAAAAATGTTAAAGCCCACGGGTAGAGTTGTaggaataataaaaaggaattggCGACCGTATTGTGGCATGCTTTCCAAGTCTGATATCAAGGAG tCAAGAAGACATCTCTTTACACCTGCTGATAAGAGAATCCCTCGAATTCGGATTGAAACTAGACAGGCTTCTGCATTAGAGGGACGGAGAATTATTGTTGCTATTGATGGTTGGCCCAGAAATTCCAGATATCCAAAT GGACACTTCGTAAAAAATTTAGGTGATGTTGGTGAGAAAGAGACTGAAACAGAAGTTTTGTTACTGGAGCATGATGTTCCCCACCAGCCCTTTTCACAAGCTGTTCTTAGCTTTCTGCCAAAGATGCCCTGGAGCATTACTGAAAAT GACATGAAAAATCGAGAAGACCTGAGGCATCTGTGTGTTTGTAGTGTGGACCCCCCAGGATGTACTGATATAGACGATGCTCTACATTGTAGAGAACTTGAAAATGGACATTTGGAG GTTGGTGTTCATATTGCTGATGTTAGCCATTTTATCAGGCCAGGAAATGCCTTGGATCAAGAATCAGCCAGAAGAGGAACAACTGTATACCTTTGTGAAAAG AGGATTGACATGGTCCCAGAGTTGCTTAGCTCTAACTTATGTTCCTTAAGATCTAATGTTGACAG ATTGGCATTTTCATGTATTTGGGAAATGAATCACGATGCTGAAATCTTAAAAACATGTTTCACAAAAAGTGTCATTAATTCAAAG GCATCACTCACATATGCCGAAGCTCAGATGAGAATTGATTCGGCAACCATGAATGACGATATTACCTCTAGTCTCCGTGGACTAAATAAACTAGCCaaaattctgaagaaaagaagaattgaaAAAGG ggCTTTGACGCTGTCTTCTCCTGAAGTTCGATTCCACATGGACAGTGAAACTCATGATCCTATAGATCTGCAGACCAAGGAACTTAG AGAAACAAATTCTATGGTGGAAGAATTTATGTTACTTGCCAATATCTCTGTTGCAAAGAAAATTCATGAAGAATTTTCTGAACATGCTCTTCTTCGAAAACATCCTGCTCCACCTCTATCAAATTATGAAATTCTTATTAAGGCAGCTAAGTCAAAG AATTTGGAAATTAAGACTGATACCGCCAAGTCTTTGGCTGACTCTTTGGACTGGGCTGAGTCTCCTGCTTTCCCCTACCTAAATACACTGTTAAGAATATTAGCCACTCGCTGTATGATGCAAGCGGTGTACTTCTGTTCTGGGATGGATAATGATTTTCATCACTATGGCTTAGCATCCccaatatacacacattttacaTCGCCCATCAGaag ATATGCGGACATCATTGTTCATCGGCTGTTGGCTGTGGCCATTGGGGCTGACTGTACTTATCCAGAGTTGACAGACAAACACAAGCTTGCAGATATCTGTAAAAATCTCAATTTCCGACACAAAATGGCTCAGTATGCCCAGCGTGCGTCAGTGGCTTTTCATACCCAG TTGTTTTTCAAAAGCAAAGGAATAATAAGTGAAGAAGCCTATATTCTGTTTGTAAGAAAGAATGCTATTGTTGTGTTAATTCCAAAGTATGGTTTAGAAGGTACAGTCTTTTTTGAAGAAAAGGACAAGCCAAAGCCACGGCTTATTTATGACGATGAG aTACCTTCACTTAAAGTAGAAGATGCAGTGTTCCATATATTTGATAAAGttaaagtaaaaatcatgttAGACTCATCCAACCTTCAGCATCAAAAAATCAGAATGTCCCTGGTAGAACCACAG atACCAGGAATAAGCCTTTCTACAGATAATTCGAATATGGACCTTAATGAAccagagagaaagaagatgaaaCTGAAAAAATAG
- the DIS3 gene encoding exosome complex exonuclease RRP44 isoform X2: MLKSKTFLKKTRAGGVMKIVREHYLRDDIGCGAPGCAACGRAHEGPVLEQQPQDPASSLCPRPHYLLPDTNVLLHQIDVLEDPAIRNVIVLQTVLQEVRNRSAPVYKRIRDVTNNREKHFYTFTNEHHRETYVEQEQGENANDRNDRAIRVAAKWYNEHLKKISAENQLQVIFITNDKKNKEKAVEEGIPAFTCEEYVKSLTANPELVDRLACLSDEVNEIESGKIIFSEHLPLSKLQQGIKSGTYLQGTFRASRENYLEATVWIHGDNEENKEILLQGLKHLNRAVHEDIVAVELFPQSQWVAPSSVVLHDEGVNEDDVEEEEERERMLKTAVSEKMLKPTGRVVGIIKRNWRPYCGMLSKSDIKESRRHLFTPADKRIPRIRIETRQASALEGRRIIVAIDGWPRNSRYPNGHFVKNLGDVGEKETETEVLLLEHDVPHQPFSQAVLSFLPKMPWSITENDMKNREDLRHLCVCSVDPPGCTDIDDALHCRELENGHLEVGVHIADVSHFIRPGNALDQESARRGTTVYLCEKRIDMVPELLSSNLCSLRSNVDRLAFSCIWEMNHDAEILKTCFTKSVINSKASLTYAEAQMRIDSATMNDDITSSLRGLNKLAKILKKRRIEKGALTLSSPEVRFHMDSETHDPIDLQTKELRETNSMVEEFMLLANISVAKKIHEEFSEHALLRKHPAPPLSNYEILIKAAKSKNLEIKTDTAKSLADSLDWAESPAFPYLNTLLRILATRCMMQAVYFCSGMDNDFHHYGLASPIYTHFTSPIRRYADIIVHRLLAVAIGADCTYPELTDKHKLADICKNLNFRHKMAQYAQRASVAFHTQLFFKSKGIISEEAYILFVRKNAIVVLIPKYGLEGTVFFEEKDKPKPRLIYDDEIPSLKVEDAVFHIFDKVKVKIMLDSSNLQHQKIRMSLVEPQIPGISLSTDNSNMDLNEPERKKMKLKK; this comes from the exons ATGCTCAAGTCCAAGACGTTCTTAAAAAAGACCCGGGCGGGCGGTGTGATGAAGATTGTGCGCGAGCACTACCTGCGGGACGACATCGGCTGCGGGGCGCCCGGGTGCGCGGCGTGCGGCAGGGCGCACGAGGGGCCTGTCTTGGAGCAGCAGCCCCAGGACCCGGCCAGTAGCCTCTGCCCGCGGCCGCATTACTTGTTGCCTGATACAAACGTGTTACTGCACCAG attgATGTTCTTGAGGACCCTGCGATCAGGAATGTAATTGTACTGCAAACAGTTCTCCAAGAAGTGAGAAATCGGAGTGCCCCTGTCTATAAACGGATCCGAGATGTGACTAATAACCGAGAAAAGCATTTCTATACATTCACTAATGAGCATcatag AGAAACCTATGTAGAACAAGAGCAGGGAGAAAATGCAAATGACAGGAATGATAGAGCCATTCGAGTAGCAGCAAAATGGTACAATGAACATTTGaagaaaatttcagcagagaacCAGCTGCAAGTTATCTTCATAACAAATGAcaagaaaaacaaggagaaagcCGTAGAAGAAGGAATACCAGCTTTTACTT GTGAAGAATATGTAAAGAGCCTAACTGCTAACCCTGAACTGGTAGATCGTCTTGCTTGTTTGTCTGATGAAGTG aatgaaatagaaagtggaaaaataatattttcagagcATCTTCCCTTAAGTAAGCTACAACAAGGCATAAAATCTGGTACATACCTTCAAGGAACATTTAGAGCCAGCAGGGAAAATTACTTAGAAGCTACTGTATGGATTCACGGagacaatgaagaaaataaagag aTACTTTTACAAGGACTTAAACATTTAAACCGTGCTGTTCACGAGGACATTGTGGCTGTGGAGCTTTTCCCCCAGAGTCAGTGGGTAGCCCCATCTTCTGTGGTCTTACATGATGAAGGTGTAAATGAAGATGatgtggaggaagaagaggagagagaacgAATG CTTAAGACTGCTGTAAGTGAAAAAATGTTAAAGCCCACGGGTAGAGTTGTaggaataataaaaaggaattggCGACCGTATTGTGGCATGCTTTCCAAGTCTGATATCAAGGAG tCAAGAAGACATCTCTTTACACCTGCTGATAAGAGAATCCCTCGAATTCGGATTGAAACTAGACAGGCTTCTGCATTAGAGGGACGGAGAATTATTGTTGCTATTGATGGTTGGCCCAGAAATTCCAGATATCCAAAT GGACACTTCGTAAAAAATTTAGGTGATGTTGGTGAGAAAGAGACTGAAACAGAAGTTTTGTTACTGGAGCATGATGTTCCCCACCAGCCCTTTTCACAAGCTGTTCTTAGCTTTCTGCCAAAGATGCCCTGGAGCATTACTGAAAAT GACATGAAAAATCGAGAAGACCTGAGGCATCTGTGTGTTTGTAGTGTGGACCCCCCAGGATGTACTGATATAGACGATGCTCTACATTGTAGAGAACTTGAAAATGGACATTTGGAG GTTGGTGTTCATATTGCTGATGTTAGCCATTTTATCAGGCCAGGAAATGCCTTGGATCAAGAATCAGCCAGAAGAGGAACAACTGTATACCTTTGTGAAAAG AGGATTGACATGGTCCCAGAGTTGCTTAGCTCTAACTTATGTTCCTTAAGATCTAATGTTGACAG ATTGGCATTTTCATGTATTTGGGAAATGAATCACGATGCTGAAATCTTAAAAACATGTTTCACAAAAAGTGTCATTAATTCAAAG GCATCACTCACATATGCCGAAGCTCAGATGAGAATTGATTCGGCAACCATGAATGACGATATTACCTCTAGTCTCCGTGGACTAAATAAACTAGCCaaaattctgaagaaaagaagaattgaaAAAGG ggCTTTGACGCTGTCTTCTCCTGAAGTTCGATTCCACATGGACAGTGAAACTCATGATCCTATAGATCTGCAGACCAAGGAACTTAG AGAAACAAATTCTATGGTGGAAGAATTTATGTTACTTGCCAATATCTCTGTTGCAAAGAAAATTCATGAAGAATTTTCTGAACATGCTCTTCTTCGAAAACATCCTGCTCCACCTCTATCAAATTATGAAATTCTTATTAAGGCAGCTAAGTCAAAG AATTTGGAAATTAAGACTGATACCGCCAAGTCTTTGGCTGACTCTTTGGACTGGGCTGAGTCTCCTGCTTTCCCCTACCTAAATACACTGTTAAGAATATTAGCCACTCGCTGTATGATGCAAGCGGTGTACTTCTGTTCTGGGATGGATAATGATTTTCATCACTATGGCTTAGCATCCccaatatacacacattttacaTCGCCCATCAGaag ATATGCGGACATCATTGTTCATCGGCTGTTGGCTGTGGCCATTGGGGCTGACTGTACTTATCCAGAGTTGACAGACAAACACAAGCTTGCAGATATCTGTAAAAATCTCAATTTCCGACACAAAATGGCTCAGTATGCCCAGCGTGCGTCAGTGGCTTTTCATACCCAG TTGTTTTTCAAAAGCAAAGGAATAATAAGTGAAGAAGCCTATATTCTGTTTGTAAGAAAGAATGCTATTGTTGTGTTAATTCCAAAGTATGGTTTAGAAGGTACAGTCTTTTTTGAAGAAAAGGACAAGCCAAAGCCACGGCTTATTTATGACGATGAG aTACCTTCACTTAAAGTAGAAGATGCAGTGTTCCATATATTTGATAAAGttaaagtaaaaatcatgttAGACTCATCCAACCTTCAGCATCAAAAAATCAGAATGTCCCTGGTAGAACCACAG atACCAGGAATAAGCCTTTCTACAGATAATTCGAATATGGACCTTAATGAAccagagagaaagaagatgaaaCTGAAAAAATAG
- the DIS3 gene encoding exosome complex exonuclease RRP44 isoform X3, with product MLKTAVSEKMLKPTGRVVGIIKRNWRPYCGMLSKSDIKESRRHLFTPADKRIPRIRIETRQASALEGRRIIVAIDGWPRNSRYPNGHFVKNLGDVGEKETETEVLLLEHDVPHQPFSQAVLSFLPKMPWSITENDMKNREDLRHLCVCSVDPPGCTDIDDALHCRELENGHLEVGVHIADVSHFIRPGNALDQESARRGTTVYLCEKRIDMVPELLSSNLCSLRSNVDRLAFSCIWEMNHDAEILKTCFTKSVINSKASLTYAEAQMRIDSATMNDDITSSLRGLNKLAKILKKRRIEKGALTLSSPEVRFHMDSETHDPIDLQTKELRETNSMVEEFMLLANISVAKKIHEEFSEHALLRKHPAPPLSNYEILIKAAKSKNLEIKTDTAKSLADSLDWAESPAFPYLNTLLRILATRCMMQAVYFCSGMDNDFHHYGLASPIYTHFTSPIRRYADIIVHRLLAVAIGADCTYPELTDKHKLADICKNLNFRHKMAQYAQRASVAFHTQLFFKSKGIISEEAYILFVRKNAIVVLIPKYGLEGTVFFEEKDKPKPRLIYDDEIPSLKVEDAVFHIFDKVKVKIMLDSSNLQHQKIRMSLVEPQIPGISLSTDNSNMDLNEPERKKMKLKK from the exons ATG CTTAAGACTGCTGTAAGTGAAAAAATGTTAAAGCCCACGGGTAGAGTTGTaggaataataaaaaggaattggCGACCGTATTGTGGCATGCTTTCCAAGTCTGATATCAAGGAG tCAAGAAGACATCTCTTTACACCTGCTGATAAGAGAATCCCTCGAATTCGGATTGAAACTAGACAGGCTTCTGCATTAGAGGGACGGAGAATTATTGTTGCTATTGATGGTTGGCCCAGAAATTCCAGATATCCAAAT GGACACTTCGTAAAAAATTTAGGTGATGTTGGTGAGAAAGAGACTGAAACAGAAGTTTTGTTACTGGAGCATGATGTTCCCCACCAGCCCTTTTCACAAGCTGTTCTTAGCTTTCTGCCAAAGATGCCCTGGAGCATTACTGAAAAT GACATGAAAAATCGAGAAGACCTGAGGCATCTGTGTGTTTGTAGTGTGGACCCCCCAGGATGTACTGATATAGACGATGCTCTACATTGTAGAGAACTTGAAAATGGACATTTGGAG GTTGGTGTTCATATTGCTGATGTTAGCCATTTTATCAGGCCAGGAAATGCCTTGGATCAAGAATCAGCCAGAAGAGGAACAACTGTATACCTTTGTGAAAAG AGGATTGACATGGTCCCAGAGTTGCTTAGCTCTAACTTATGTTCCTTAAGATCTAATGTTGACAG ATTGGCATTTTCATGTATTTGGGAAATGAATCACGATGCTGAAATCTTAAAAACATGTTTCACAAAAAGTGTCATTAATTCAAAG GCATCACTCACATATGCCGAAGCTCAGATGAGAATTGATTCGGCAACCATGAATGACGATATTACCTCTAGTCTCCGTGGACTAAATAAACTAGCCaaaattctgaagaaaagaagaattgaaAAAGG ggCTTTGACGCTGTCTTCTCCTGAAGTTCGATTCCACATGGACAGTGAAACTCATGATCCTATAGATCTGCAGACCAAGGAACTTAG AGAAACAAATTCTATGGTGGAAGAATTTATGTTACTTGCCAATATCTCTGTTGCAAAGAAAATTCATGAAGAATTTTCTGAACATGCTCTTCTTCGAAAACATCCTGCTCCACCTCTATCAAATTATGAAATTCTTATTAAGGCAGCTAAGTCAAAG AATTTGGAAATTAAGACTGATACCGCCAAGTCTTTGGCTGACTCTTTGGACTGGGCTGAGTCTCCTGCTTTCCCCTACCTAAATACACTGTTAAGAATATTAGCCACTCGCTGTATGATGCAAGCGGTGTACTTCTGTTCTGGGATGGATAATGATTTTCATCACTATGGCTTAGCATCCccaatatacacacattttacaTCGCCCATCAGaag ATATGCGGACATCATTGTTCATCGGCTGTTGGCTGTGGCCATTGGGGCTGACTGTACTTATCCAGAGTTGACAGACAAACACAAGCTTGCAGATATCTGTAAAAATCTCAATTTCCGACACAAAATGGCTCAGTATGCCCAGCGTGCGTCAGTGGCTTTTCATACCCAG TTGTTTTTCAAAAGCAAAGGAATAATAAGTGAAGAAGCCTATATTCTGTTTGTAAGAAAGAATGCTATTGTTGTGTTAATTCCAAAGTATGGTTTAGAAGGTACAGTCTTTTTTGAAGAAAAGGACAAGCCAAAGCCACGGCTTATTTATGACGATGAG aTACCTTCACTTAAAGTAGAAGATGCAGTGTTCCATATATTTGATAAAGttaaagtaaaaatcatgttAGACTCATCCAACCTTCAGCATCAAAAAATCAGAATGTCCCTGGTAGAACCACAG atACCAGGAATAAGCCTTTCTACAGATAATTCGAATATGGACCTTAATGAAccagagagaaagaagatgaaaCTGAAAAAATAG